Part of the Micropterus dolomieu isolate WLL.071019.BEF.003 ecotype Adirondacks linkage group LG22, ASM2129224v1, whole genome shotgun sequence genome is shown below.
CCCAAAGACAGCTGCTGGCATTGCCCAGcatcctctctctttcccttgaCGCTTCATAAGGACACACACTTTGGAGAGAAGTTCCTTTACCCTAGATAACTAGGAGGTtagttgtaaaaataaaatgaacatagGCGATGATGTGACCTGGATTCAAAACCAAATCACAATCACATGGCTAAACATTTCAGTTACCAGAAGTCCTCTAGCCATACCGGAGTTACCGCGTTGCTTGATGCACTGTCCCCGGTTAGGGATGCCAGCCGCAGGGTTTCCTGGGTTGATGATGTGGCACTCGTAGCCTGTAGGACAGTGAAGAGGCTCATCTCCATCTTCAGTTGTGCTGCAGGCCTCAGCTAGTGGGCAGAAAACATtacaagtaaacacaaacatgaaatacaccagggttgtttttctggttttgtggttattacattttttatttacttgcaTTCCCTCAACCTGCCATGTCTACTTTTTACTTCAACTTCATTTAGTTTCTTTTTTGCATCGCTCACTCAAACTTTTATATCTACAGAAGAATGGCAGAATAATGTATTTCCAGTCAATGGGAACACAAGAAGTATTAATTACGTACCCTTAATTAAATGCATCTTGTGGATGGATTTCATTTGGGTCATGAGATGTGACGATGCAAGAGAACTagacaagaagatttttagcaGTATTTAGATTCAATATGTGATGCAGAAATATATGTGAGGGGGGTCCTcacccagaagattttgagtaTTAACctggtaatttcctgcattctggagatattttctgctccaatttacggtggaaatgtctttttttatgagGGAAAactacattgcattgcatgttttcttattgtgcaaataaacctttttcaaagcattttcatgtgttagttaacatttctttgtgcaagttgtttttcagaaaatttttaacaaatgctttcaaaaagtgatgggacaaaatcagccatttcaaaatgtggtggggacatgtcctcagtgtaaatgacccctATGGTCGATACAAAACCATAATGCACTAAATGAAAACTATTTTGTTCATACTCACTGGGAAAAGGATTACATTTTGAAGTACTCACCCTGCAGCACCTCCTCAGGGCCGTCTAACAGCCAGCCGTTACCCCCCAACCACCGAGGCTTGGGCTGCACCAGCCAGTCCAGCACTGTtcagaatgcacacacacacatgattgCTGAGAATGCAATGACAGAATCACATAgctaaaactttttttaaaaagtcataaaCCTATCAAAGTCCAATTTTACACAAACACTACTGTGTGTGCAGCCATCTGTCTTTTGGTTCTGCTGACCTGGTGGCGGCTGAACAGACTCCAGGCAGGCGTAGATGCAGCCATTGTAGCAGCAGCGTTTATGGCGCTCGCACTCAGAGTCTGAGCGGCAGCCCGGCACCTCACAGGCCCTTTCTGGCAGCATCTGTGGTGGCGGCGGACACCGGTCATTCTTTTGGTGCTGTGTGGACTGGGGGTGGTTGGGGTACTCGTAgtcctgagagagagaaaaagagactaTAAATTAATAAGAATGTAGATGTGGTTTGTTTCTGTTGTAGATGATTCCCTCCCTCTACTCCAGGATTTTGTCCATACTTTGATTCCAATTAATACAAAGTTGAGACAGGCAGACTAACATTTGGttccaaactgaaaaaaaatgctCTTCACTGGATGTTCACACAGTTTGCTTATAGATGCACATAGATTGCACTTTTTGACCACCAGATGGCAGCAATGGATCTTAGTGATTGCTTTTTTAACACAACAAAGCTACAGCAAAGACACTGAAAGTTTGGCTTTAGTATGCATGACTGCCTGCTAACGTCTTGATCTGGATTGGGAAGGTGATTCACTGTGGGAATAAACACTTCCCTTGTGAGTCTTAGAGGGAGAAAGTAGGCCACAGGACCCTAAGCCAAGCAAAGACACACTTCACACACTTTGGAGGATCGTGCAACATAAAGTGTAGgcctacatgcacacacacacacacacacacacacacaaacacacacacaaaacacgcacacacacacacacacacacacacacacacacacacacacaccaatgccCACACTTTCCCACTGTTGCTGAGAAGCTCTGCTCTTGCATGCTTTCAGAG
Proteins encoded:
- the wfdc1 gene encoding WAP four-disulfide core domain protein 1 isoform X3; translation: MPGSVVLLLSLLALSTGSDARRIRKRGLNHKDYEYPNHPQSTQHQKNDRCPPPPQMLPERACEVPGCRSDSECERHKRCCYNGCIYACLESVQPPPVLDWLVQPKPRWLGGNGWLLDGPEEVLQAEACSTTEDGDEPLHCPTGYECHIINPGNPAAGIPNRGQCIKQRGNSGMARGLLMDVV
- the wfdc1 gene encoding WAP four-disulfide core domain protein 1 isoform X1 — translated: MPGSVVLLLSLLALSTGSDARRIRKRGLNHKDYEYPNHPQSTQHQKNDRCPPPPQMLPERACEVPGCRSDSECERHKRCCYNGCIYACLESVQPPPVLDWLVQPKPRWLGGNGWLLDGPEEVLQAEACSTTEDGDEPLHCPTGYECHIINPGNPAAGIPNRGQCIKQRGNSDGRGLRHKYFKDYKDYLGTSSNNAVGYEKHHHKHLG
- the wfdc1 gene encoding WAP four-disulfide core domain protein 1 isoform X2, translating into MPGSVVLLLSLLALSTGSDARRIRKRGLNHKDYEYPNHPQSTQHQKNDRCPPPPQMLPERACEVPGCRSDSECERHKRCCYNGCIYACLESVQPPPVLDWLVQPKPRWLGGNGWLLDGPEEVLQAEACSTTEDGDEPLHCPTGYECHIINPGNPAAGIPNRGQCIKQRDGRGLRHKYFKDYKDYLGTSSNNAVGYEKHHHKHLG